A window of Microbacterium hominis genomic DNA:
AGGAGAGTAACACGATATATCGCGAGTTGGTCAAGCGCACTCGGGAAACTCTCATGAAGACCCCGGTTGACCTTGACGTGACGTCAACCTCTACCGTGGATCACGTGCCCGAGAGGAGGAAGACGATGAGCACCACCAGCACCGAGGGTGAGTGGTCGATCCAGCAGATCGCCAAGCTCGCCGGCACGACAAGTCGCACGCTGCGCCACTACGACGACATCGGGCTGCTCGCGCCCTCCCGCATCGGCGCCAACGGGTACCGGCACTACGACGGATCCGCGCTGGTGAGACTCCAGCGCATCCTGCTGCTGCGCGAACTCGGGCTCGGTCTCGCGCAGATCGCCGAGGTGCTCGAGCGGGACGGATCCGAGGCGCACGCGCTCGCGACCCACCTGGCCTGGCTGCGGGAAGAGCAGCGACGGCTGACGCGTCAGATCGCGTCGGTCGAATCCACGATCACGGCATTGGAAGGAGGTGAACGACTGATGGCAGAGAACATGTTCGACGGCTTCGACCACACCCAGTACAAGGACGAGGTCGAGCAGCGCTGGGGCAAGAAGGCGTACGCCGACAGCAACGACTGGTGGAACGCGATGGATGCCGCGGCCAAGGCCGACTGGCAGCAGCGGGTCTCCGACCTGAACAGCGACTGGATCGCCGCCGCCGAGAGCGGCATCGCGCCCGACAGCGCACCCGCGCAGGAGCTCGCGCGGCGGCACGTGGAATGGCTCACCGGCATCCCCGGCACGCCTGCGGCGGCGCCGGGAGGCGACGTCAAGGGCTACGTGCAGGGGCTGGGCGAGATGTACGTCGCCGACCCGCGCTTCGGCGCGAACTACGCGACGTCGGCCGGCGGCTCCGCCGGCGCCGAGTTCGTGCGCGACGCGCTGAGCGTCTACGCCGAGGCGAACCTCTGACGGCTGAGCACGGGGAGGCTGAGCGCCCCGGACACACGGATGCCGCGACCGAGTCCTCGGTCGCGGCATCCGGTCGCTGTCGCAGGGTTAGGGAGCCCCGGAACAGGTCAGGTGCGCCGACTTCCGCTGATCATGCGGAACAAGAGGGCGATGAGTGCGATGACGCCGACGATGAGGGCGACCCACAGCAGCCAGCTCAGGGCTTCGCCGAGGCCGCCGACGATCGCGAGCACGACCGCCACGACGATGATGATGATGAGGGCGAGGTTCATGAAGGTTCTCCTTCTTGTCGTCGGTGCGTGGGGTACGCACCGGATGCCTCGTGGGCACACTCCGACAATGGCACCGGCGCGCTCGCGCGCGTAGGGGGTTGACGCCCGTCGGATCGCGGTGCTACCGGCGCGCCGGGGAGTGGCGGAGCGCCCTTCGCGCCGCTGTCAAGTCCCTGCGACGGGCCGCGGGCGGGTCATACGCTGACCCGCGGAGCCGCACCGTGCGCTCCGACGCCGTCGAGGGAGGACTGGGATGCCCCGCCTGATCCGTGTGAGTCCTCAGCGCGATCGTGGCTACCGCCGAGTGCGGGCCGGCTCCGGGTTCCGCTACATCGACGCCAAGGGCGCCCCGATGCCCCCGCGCGAGCTCGGCCGGGTCCGCGATCTCGTGATCCCGCCGGCCTGGCAGGACGTGTGGATCTGCGCTCGGGCCGACGGGCACATCCAGGCTGTCGGCACCGACGAGGCCGGCCGGCGGCAGTATCTCTACCACTCGGCGTGGACCGCGGGCCGGGACCGCGGCAAGTTCGCCCGTGCGCTCAAGCTCGCCGCGGCGCTGCCTCGCGCGCGCGGGCGGGTGACGACATCCCTGCGCCGTGACGGGCTCGACCGGGAGCGTGTGCTCGCCGTCGCCTTCCGGCTGCTCGATCAGGCGGCGCCGCGAATCGGCTCGGAGCGGTACTTCGCGCTGCACGGCAGCCGTGGGCTCACGACCCTGCAGCGGCGCGACGCGCTGGTGGACGGCGCGAGCGTGCACCTGTCGTTCCCCGGCAAGAGCGGCCGGCGACAGCTCATCGAGATCGACGACGCCGATCTGGCCGGCGCCGTCGAGCCGCTGGCCGCCGGGCGACCGCACTCCGCGCTGCTGTCCTGGCAGCGCGGCCGCCGACGCGTGGCCCTGTCCCCCGGCGACGTGAACGCCTACGTGCGCGCGCTCACCGGCGGGAAGTTCACCGCGAAGGACTTCCGCACCCTCCGCGGCACGATCCTCGCCGCCGACGCGCTGGCGCGCATCGGCGAGGTCGGCACCGCAGCCGACCGCAAGCGCGCCGAGGTGCTGGCGGTGCGGGCGACGGCCGACGCGCTGGGCAACACGCCCGCCGTCGCGCGGGGGTCGTACATCGATCCGCGCGTCTTCACGCGATACCGGGACGGCCACCTGCTCGACCTCGGCATCACTCCGGAATCGGCGATCCAGGATCTGCTGCGCCCGAGGCGCTGAGCCCGCCGGGCGGTAGCGTGTGGGCATGCCGCAGCCCGTCGACCTCCGCGTGGTCGGCCTCGCGGCGGCGGGTGCCGCGGCCGGCGTGCTCGCCCGGGCAGCGCTGGAGGCCCCGCTCGAGGCCCCTGCGGCGGTCGCGTGGACGACCATGGCGATCAACGCGGTCGGCTCCCTCCTGCTCGGCATCGTCGTCGGCTGGCTCGATGGCCGCAGACCGCTCCTGCGGGTGTTCCTCGGCACCGGCGTGATGGGCGGGTTCACGACCTACAGCGCCTTCGCGGTGCAGGCGGTGGCGGCGGGCCCCATCGGCGGCGCGCTGCTGGCCGTCGCCTCGCTGGCCGCGGGCGTGGCCGGCGCGATCGCGGGTCTGTGGATCGGACGCCGCATCGCCGACGTGCCCGGGGAGTGGGAAGCGCTGGAGGACGCCGAATGAGCATCGGGATGCTGCTCCTGGCCGCCCTCGCCGGGGGGCTGGGCGCCGCCCTGCGGGTCGTCGTCGACGCCGCCGTTCCGCGGCCGAGGGGCTTCCCCCTGGGCATCCTCGTCGTGAACGTGTCGGGAGCTTTCGCGCTGGGTCTGCTCACCCCGCTGCTGCCGGCCGAGACCCTGCTCGTCGTCGGGACCGGGCTCCTCGGCGGCTACACGACCTTCAGCGCCGTCTCGGTCGAGACCGCGCTGCTCGCGGAGCGCGGCAGGTGGGCGCACGCCGCGGCCAACGTGCTCGGGACCTTCGCGCTCGCCGTGGCCGCGGCCGGAGCCGGGCTGGCCATCGGCGTCGCCGTCGTCGGACCGTGAAATACTGAAGCGGATACATCCGCGTATCGGCCGCTCGCGGCCGCCCGACCCGGGTGCGACCCGATCCTGGGGCGCGGGCCGCGGCATCCCGTTGCACACCTCACCAGCGAAGGCCTTCCGTGTCGAACCTCGCCGTCCTGAGCTTGAAGAACCGCGCGCTCATCGCGCTGGTCACGATCGTCGCCGCCCTCTTCGGCGGCCTCGCGCTCACCAGTCTCAAGCAGGAGCTCATCCCCTCGATCGAGTTCCCCGCGCTGATCGTGATCAGCACCTACCCGGGAGCGTCGCCCGAGGTGGTCAACACCGACGTATCGACGCCGATCGAGCAGGCGATCCAGGGCGTGCCGGGGCTGGAGGCATCGACGGCGACGAGCACGACGAACGCGTCGATCGTGCAGGCGTCGTTCACCTACGGCACCGACCTCGGCACCGCCGAGCAGAAGATCAACCAGGCGATCGGCCGGATCGACCTGCCCGACAGCGTCGAGCCGACCGTGATCTCGGCGAGCATCGACGACTTCCCCGTCATCCAGCTCGCCGTGACCGGCTACGACGATCCTGACGCGATCCAGTCCCAGCTCGAAGCCTCGGTGATCCCCGAGCTCGAGGATGTCGACGGGGTGGATGCCGCGGGCATCGTCGGCGGCATCGGCCAGCGCATCACCATCACCCCCGATCAGGCGGCGCTCGCGGCAGCCGGGTTCTCCCCGCAGGCCATCCGCGACGCCCTCAACCAGAACGGCGTGCTCTTCCCCGGCGGTGACATCACCGAGGGCGACGAGACGCTCACCGTGCAGACGGGGTCGAAGATCACGACGGTCGACGAGCTCGCCGCGCTGCCGCTGGTGCCCTCCTCGGCGGAGCAGCTCGCCGCCGGCACCGTCACGATCGGCGATGTGGCCGAGGTCGCGCAGACCGACGACCCGGTGACCAGCGTCTCGCGCGTCGACGGAGAGCCGGCGCTCACGATCGCGGTGACCAAGCTTCCCGCGGCCAACACCGTCGACGTCTCGCACGGCGTGCTCGAGGTGCTCCCCGATCTCGAAGACGCCCTCGGCGGCGCCGAGTTCACCGTCGTGTTCGACCAGGCCCCGTACATCGAGGAGTCGATCGAGACCCTCGCGGTCGAGGGCATGCTCGGCCTCGCCTTCGCCGTGCTCGTGATCCTCGTCTTCCTGCTGTCGGTGCGCGCGACGCTGGTGACGGCGATCTCGATCCCGACGAGCGTGCTGATCACCTTCATCGGCATCCAGACGTTCGGGTACTCGCTCAACATCCTCACCCTGGGCGCGCTCACGATCTCCATCGGACGTGTGGTCGACGACTCGATCGTCGTCATCGAGAACATCAAGCGCCACTACGTCGGCGACGCCGACAAGAAGACCGCGGTGCTGCGCGGCGTCAAGGAAGTGGCCTCTGCCATCACCTCCTCGACGATCACGACCGTCGCGGTGTTCCTGCCGATCGCCTTCGTGAGCGACATCACCGGGGAGCTGTTCCGTCCGTTCGCGCTCACCGTCACCATCGCCATGCTGGCGTCGCTGTTCGTGGCGCTGACGATCGTGCCGGTGCTGGCGTACTGGTTCCTCAAGCCCGGCAAGCCGGTGCTCGACGAGAACGGCGCGCAGATCGACCCCGAGGATCCCGAGGCTCCGCCCAGCCGCCTGCAGAAGGGCTATCTGCCGATCCTGCGGTGGACGCTGCGCCACTCCTGGGTGACGCTGCTGCTGGCCGTGCTCGTGCTCGCCGGCACCGTGGCCGCCGCGCCCTTCATGAAGACGAACTTCCTCGGCGACTCCGGCCAGAACACCTTCACGATGACCCAGGACATCGGTCCCGCGCCGAGCCTCGAGTCGGAGTCGGCCGCCGCCGAGCAGGTCGAGGAGGCGCTGCTCGAGATCGACGGCATCCAGACCGTGCAGGTGTCGATCGGCTCCAGCGGCTCCGCCCTGCAGGACGCGTTCACCGGCGGCGGCGCCGGCATCACCTACTCGATCACCACCGACGCCGACGCCGACCAGGTCGCCCTCCGCGAGGAGGTGCAGGAGGCGATGGACGGACTCGAGGATGCCGGCGAGATCGCCCTCTCCGCCGGAGGCGGCGGGTTCGGCTCGACCGACATCGAGATCGACGTCACCGCACCCGACTCCACGACGCTGCAGGAGGCGACCGACGCGGTCGTGGCCGGCGTCGAGGGGCAGGAGGGCGTCGGGCAGGTCACCAGCAACCTGGCCGCGTCGCTGCCGTACATCGCCGTGACCGTCGACCGCGACGCGGCCGCGCAGCTCGGTCTGTCGGAGGTCGCCGTCGGCGCACTCGTGTCGGGAACGATGCAGCCGCAGTCGATCGGCTCCATCGAGGTCGACGACACGGCCCTCACCGTGTTCCTCGCCGCATCGGAGACCCCCGCATCGCTCGACGAGCTGCGTGCTCTCCCGATCCCGACCGCAGCCGGGGTGGTCCCGCTCGAAGACGTCGCCACCGTCGAGCAGAGCGAGGGGCCGGTGTCGATCACCACGCAGCGGGGCCAGCGCACGTCGACGGTCACGGTCACCCCGTCGACCGACGACCTCGCGGCGGCCTCCGCCAGCGTGACGACGGCGCTCGAGGACGTCGAGCTCCCCGACGCGGCCGACGCGTCGCTGGGCGGTGTGGTCACCCAGCAGCAGGAGGCCTTCACGCAGCTCGGGCTCGCGATGCTCGCGGCGATCCTCATCGTCTACGTCGTGATGGTGGCGACCTTCAAGTCGCTGCGTCAGCCGCTGCTGCTGCTGATCTCGGTGCCGTTCGCGGCGACCGGTGCGATCCTGCTGCAGATCGCCACCGGCGTGCCGCTGGGCGTCTCGTCGCTCATCGGCGTGCTGATGCTCATCGGCATCGTGGTCACCAATGCGA
This region includes:
- a CDS encoding fluoride efflux transporter FluC — translated: MPQPVDLRVVGLAAAGAAAGVLARAALEAPLEAPAAVAWTTMAINAVGSLLLGIVVGWLDGRRPLLRVFLGTGVMGGFTTYSAFAVQAVAAGPIGGALLAVASLAAGVAGAIAGLWIGRRIADVPGEWEALEDAE
- a CDS encoding efflux RND transporter permease subunit; the protein is MSNLAVLSLKNRALIALVTIVAALFGGLALTSLKQELIPSIEFPALIVISTYPGASPEVVNTDVSTPIEQAIQGVPGLEASTATSTTNASIVQASFTYGTDLGTAEQKINQAIGRIDLPDSVEPTVISASIDDFPVIQLAVTGYDDPDAIQSQLEASVIPELEDVDGVDAAGIVGGIGQRITITPDQAALAAAGFSPQAIRDALNQNGVLFPGGDITEGDETLTVQTGSKITTVDELAALPLVPSSAEQLAAGTVTIGDVAEVAQTDDPVTSVSRVDGEPALTIAVTKLPAANTVDVSHGVLEVLPDLEDALGGAEFTVVFDQAPYIEESIETLAVEGMLGLAFAVLVILVFLLSVRATLVTAISIPTSVLITFIGIQTFGYSLNILTLGALTISIGRVVDDSIVVIENIKRHYVGDADKKTAVLRGVKEVASAITSSTITTVAVFLPIAFVSDITGELFRPFALTVTIAMLASLFVALTIVPVLAYWFLKPGKPVLDENGAQIDPEDPEAPPSRLQKGYLPILRWTLRHSWVTLLLAVLVLAGTVAAAPFMKTNFLGDSGQNTFTMTQDIGPAPSLESESAAAEQVEEALLEIDGIQTVQVSIGSSGSALQDAFTGGGAGITYSITTDADADQVALREEVQEAMDGLEDAGEIALSAGGGGFGSTDIEIDVTAPDSTTLQEATDAVVAGVEGQEGVGQVTSNLAASLPYIAVTVDRDAAAQLGLSEVAVGALVSGTMQPQSIGSIEVDDTALTVFLAASETPASLDELRALPIPTAAGVVPLEDVATVEQSEGPVSITTQRGQRTSTVTVTPSTDDLAAASASVTTALEDVELPDAADASLGGVVTQQQEAFTQLGLAMLAAILIVYVVMVATFKSLRQPLLLLISVPFAATGAILLQIATGVPLGVSSLIGVLMLIGIVVTNAIVLVDLVNQYREKGLSAHDATVAGGSRRLRPILMTALATIFALTPMALGITGSGGFISQPLAIVVIGGLVSSTVLTLLVLPTLYNLVEGAKERRQERRAARAAAAGDDVEDAKDAATDENVEEPVLVGAAVGATAAGDDAAPAFETRRQRRAREAVAAGGAAAVSAEAPVDVPLIEEAPDLEVPSDAPAPEAAADAVAEPEGDAEAPTEVESEDVPSDAKVEADDAGGAAEVAEPSDAAAEEPEDAGDEPVAEGAIYDEPAVEEPAVEDAEGDEPAADSDAAEEAVADADADAEEPAAEPAEEPVAEEPGEEPVADAVAEEPDAEVLADAGPAGEASTADATGEGDEGAEPSER
- a CDS encoding fluoride efflux transporter FluC; the encoded protein is MSIGMLLLAALAGGLGAALRVVVDAAVPRPRGFPLGILVVNVSGAFALGLLTPLLPAETLLVVGTGLLGGYTTFSAVSVETALLAERGRWAHAAANVLGTFALAVAAAGAGLAIGVAVVGP
- a CDS encoding DNA topoisomerase IB; this translates as MPRLIRVSPQRDRGYRRVRAGSGFRYIDAKGAPMPPRELGRVRDLVIPPAWQDVWICARADGHIQAVGTDEAGRRQYLYHSAWTAGRDRGKFARALKLAAALPRARGRVTTSLRRDGLDRERVLAVAFRLLDQAAPRIGSERYFALHGSRGLTTLQRRDALVDGASVHLSFPGKSGRRQLIEIDDADLAGAVEPLAAGRPHSALLSWQRGRRRVALSPGDVNAYVRALTGGKFTAKDFRTLRGTILAADALARIGEVGTAADRKRAEVLAVRATADALGNTPAVARGSYIDPRVFTRYRDGHLLDLGITPESAIQDLLRPRR
- a CDS encoding MerR family transcriptional regulator, which produces MSTTSTEGEWSIQQIAKLAGTTSRTLRHYDDIGLLAPSRIGANGYRHYDGSALVRLQRILLLRELGLGLAQIAEVLERDGSEAHALATHLAWLREEQRRLTRQIASVESTITALEGGERLMAENMFDGFDHTQYKDEVEQRWGKKAYADSNDWWNAMDAAAKADWQQRVSDLNSDWIAAAESGIAPDSAPAQELARRHVEWLTGIPGTPAAAPGGDVKGYVQGLGEMYVADPRFGANYATSAGGSAGAEFVRDALSVYAEANL